The Mycolicibacterium insubricum DNA segment GGCCTTCCTCTACCTCCACGACGAGGGACTCGGTGGTCCACTGTCCACGAGCTGGGTTGCTGTTGTGGCCGCGGAAGCGGTTCCCCACCGTCACCGTGTCGCCGTGAATCCACTCGACGGCGGTCAACTCGGTGGAGAACTTGGCGGGCAGGGTCACGTCGGTCACCAGCTCCCACACCCGCTGCGGATCGGCCGCAATGACCACGGACTCCTGAACCGTGGGCGAATCCCGGTATCTCATTGCATCCCTTCCAGGGCGGGGTATCGAGCCGTTATGGGGTCCAACGGTATCTTGACCTTGATGGCTACCGGGGTAGCATTAGGGTATGAAACTCAGTGTCAGCCTTTCCGACGACGATGTTTCGACGTTGGATGCCTATGTCGCGCGCATCGGCCTGCCGTCCAGGTCGGCGGGCGTACAAAGGGCGATCCAGATGCTGCGCCACCCGGACCTCGAAAAGGACTATGCCGAGGCGTGGGGCGAATGGGACGCCGGCGAGGACTCCGAATCCTGGGACAACGTCATCGGGGATGGACTCGCCGATGCTCCGCGGTGAGATCTGGCGGGTTGATCTCGATCCAGTCCGCGGCAGCGAAGCGAACAAACAGCGTCCCGCAATTATCGTCAGCAATGACCGGGCCAATGCCACCGCGACCCAGTTGGGCCGGGGCGTGGTGACCGTCGTGCCTGTGACCAGCAACACCGAGAAGGTGTATCCCTTCCAGTTTTTGATCTCACGCGGACCCAGCGGTCTCGACGTCGACTCCAAGGCCCAGGCTGAGCAAGTCAGATCGGTTGCGGTACAACGCCTGACCCGGCTGATCGGGCGCGTGTCCCCCGCAGAACTTCGCGGACTCGACGACGCCCTCAGACTTCACCTGTCGCTGTAAGCCACTTAGCTACAAAGGTATTGCCGGTTGAGCACGCAGTTCAACGGCGGTGTGTAGGTGCCGGACAGCACGCCTCGCATGCCACCCTTGGCGGTCCCGCCGGGCGGAATGATGCGATTCCAGTTCACCGGCGTGAGCACGTAGTGCGTGCCGCTTTGAGCGATGTTGCTGCTCCAGGTGTGCGACACCGATTGCCCCACCGGCATGTCGAATTCAATCGTCCAATCGGTCAGCGGCACCGTGCTGTAGTTGACGATGGTGAAGTGGCCGATGAACCCGGTCTGCCACGTCGACGAGACCGACAACGTCGCCACCGGCGCCGCCGCATGCGCTGCCGGAGCGAGCGGAAGCCCGACCGTCGCGAGGATCACTGCGGACACAACAAGGTGAAGCGCTGCCCGCCAGCGCATCACACGATTGCCCAGTCTCGCCACGGCATCCAACACTAGGGGCAAAGCAGTGCTACCGGCCCTCGCGCAGCGGCTAAGCTGCCGTACCTTTGCCCAACCGACACCGTCGCGAAATCTGGCGGCGCACTCCCCTGCCCGGCTGCGCGGACAAAATCATCCGCGGGTTACAGCCCGGACGGCACGACCTTGCCGTTGACGGTCACCTCGACCGCTTCGGTCGTCGTGTTGAAGGTGATCTTGCCGTGCTCGAACGTCGTCGTCCGCAGATCGCCCTCGGTGGTCTCATCACTGGTGGGCGCGCCCAGGGGGCCCACCGAGCCATTCTCACCGTTGACCGACGGCGTGCCGTCCGGGTCGCGCTGGACATTCCAGGCCTCCCGGATCTTGCCCCAGGTGATGAAGGCGGGGGTGCCCGGCTCGTCGTTCTTGGCGGTGATCACGCCACCCTCGAACTGCTGGAACAGCAGGCCGCTCTCCCGCGCCCCGGCGTTGTGGTCGCCGGTCAGCGGCTTACCGAGGGCTTCCTTCTCCTGCTCGGTCGCGGCCGAGTATTTGGCCGCGATCGGGCCGGTCAGGGTCACCTCGACGTCCCGCTCCCCGGTGAGCTTCACCTCGGTGGGTACCGGGTTCTCCGAGGCCGTCACAGACTGCGTTGCAGCCTCGACGCTGGAGCTGGCCGACGTCGACGCATCGTGTTCGTGGTCGTGGCTTTCGCTCTTGCTGCAGCCTGTCGCGATCAATGCGACGGCGGCCAGGCCGGCGGCGGCTGCCGTGCAACGGTGTGCGGTCGTCCTCATGAGCGTCCTCTCGGGTTGTCCGGTGGGGAGTTCGAGTTGCGACTGAACCAGTCCCGCTCGGCCGGACTATATCGGAATCCCCGTTGCGGCAACCGGCGTTCGCGGCGGTCGTTACCGTCGGCCGGCCCTGCTGATGGCATCCGAAGGTGGACCGGCCTTTAGCGGGTACAGGTTGTCCCCTTGTTGACGGTCGGAGCGGCTGCCAACCTGGAACGTATGAAACAAAGTGTCACCTTCTGCAGCCAAGGACTCAACGTCGCCGGAGTGCTCTTCACCCCGAAGACCGGTGAGCCCCACCCGGCGATCGTCATCGGGCACCCGGTGACCAGCGTCAAAGAGCAGTCGCCCTCCATCTACGCACGCAGCCTCGTGGAGAAGGGGTTCGTGGTGCTGGTCTTCGACGCCACCTACCAGGGGGAAAGCGAAGGCGAGCCCCGCCTTCTGGAGGACCCGATCGCCCGCAGCGAGAACATCAAAGACGCGGTCTCGTTCCTGACCACCCGCGACGACGTCGACCCCGAGCGGATCGGCGCGCTGGGCATCTGCGGCTCGGGTGCCTATGTCCCGTTCGCCGCGCAGACGGATCGGCGGATCAAGGCGGTGGCGACCATCAGCGCCGTCAACTTCGGTGACATGCTGCGCGAGGGCGCGGACCTCGGGGGTCAGGACCCGGCGATCCTGGCCGGTCAGGTCGCGCTGTCCAACCAGGCGCGTACCGACGCAGCGAACGGGAGGACCGTCGAGCCGCTCCCCCTGCTCCCGATGTCCGAAGAGGAGGCCGAGCAGACTCCCGGACGCAGCATGATGCGCGAGGCCTACGACTTCTACCGGACACCGCGCTGCATGCATCCCAACGCTCCCAGCAAGATCGCGGTGCAGAGCTTTGACCTGCTCGCGCAGTGGGACGGCTGGGAGTTCATCACCGACATCTCGCCGCGCCCATTGCTGATGATCGCGGGTACCGCGGCCGAGACTGGGGTGCATTCCGAGCGAGCCATCGAACGGGCAGCCGAGCCCAAGGAACTGTTCTGGGTGGAAGGCGCCAGCCACGTCGACCTGTACGGGGACCGGGAGCAGTTCCGTCCGATCGTGGTCGACAAACTCACCGAGTTCTTCGATCAGTATCTCGGCGCTCCGGCGCGCTGATCCTGCGCGGCTGCTCGCCGGCGATCGCCCACGGTTCTTCGTTTCGTTCCCGGCGATCCTGTTCTCGGCCCTGGTCGGCCGCCCAGGCGTCTTCGAATCGAATACCCGGTCCTGCGCCGGGCAATCGGTTCATCAATCGGGCCAGACGGCGGGGCGGTGCAGTCGGTTCCCATTGCGGAAACGCGCCACCGAGTGCCGCAAGGGTTTTGAGAATGACGAAGACGCCGAAGATCGCGTCCGGGATATCGGTGAGCGCGATCGCGGCGAGCCCGAGAATGAGAGTCAGGTGCACGACGGCCATCCGACTCAGACCGCGTTGGGCACTCAGCTCGACCTGCCGGAACGACCAGCGGCGCAACGTCGGCAGTTCCACCAGGAAGTCGATCGCCAGCAATGCCGCGATGGACAGGCAGCCGATTCCCACGTCGCGCCAATCGACCTCGGCGATGTCAGGATGCCCGCTGCGGGCCAGCACCAGTAGCGCCGCGACCAGGAACACCCCGTGACCGATGCTGAACGCCACGGCTCGGGTCAGGAAACCAGTGGCGAACGAACCGGTCTGCGCGCCCGCGGGGCTCTCCGGCGGGACGTACCGAAAGTGGCCGTACCGCGGTGCCCTTCGCTGGTGCAGGCGAATACGCGCCCAGGCGAACAGGCAGATCAGCATCGTCTCCACCCAGTAAACGACGAGGGTGGATGCGCCCGACCAGTCGCCGAAGAACCAGCCGGACAACGGCACCAACGCCGCCGCGAACAGGACCAGCGACGGTAGGAGGCGGGCCCTCATCGGCGCGGCCTCACTCCTCGGGTGTGACGGCCTCCGACTGGGGTGCGGCGGGCTTCTTGCGCTCGTCGAGCTTGTACTTCACCAGGGCGACGAGTGCCTTCGGATTTCGGGCCAGTGCGACGGCCCCCTGGACGCCGAATTTGACCTTCTGCCCGAACGTCAGTTCCTGGCCTGATTCCATGATCTGTCTCCCTCGGAATGTGAGTTCCCGGAACTTTACATCCGGGCAGCCAACTGTTGCGCACCCGACCTCGGCCGGCGGAAACGGCCTGGGACAATCACGGCATGGTCGAGAAGAGCCTGTGGATGCAAAAGGTCGCCGAGGATCCCACCCATTCCCAGTGGTACATCGAACGGTTCCGATCCATGGCGCGCGACGGTATGGACCTCGACGGCGAGGCCCGGATGATCGACGCGATGGCCCCCCGTAATGCGCACATCCTGGACGCGGGGTGCGGGCCCGGCCGGGTCGGCGGCCATCTGGCGCGAGCCGGTCACCGGGTGGTCGGGGTGGACGTCGATCCCGAACTCATCGAGGCGGCCGGTGCCGATCATCCGGGCCCGCAGTGGCTGGTCGCCGACCTCGCCGAACTCGACCTGCCGGCCCGCGGCGTCGACGAACCGTTCGACCTGATCGTCTCGGCCGGCAATGTGATGGCGTTTCTGGCTCCGAGCACCCGGGCCACGGTGCTCGCCCGGCTGCAAGCGCACCTGAAGCCGGACGGCCGCGCCGTGATCGGCTTCGGCGCGGGCCGCGACTACTCGTTTACCGAGTTCTTCGACCATGCCGCAAACAGCGGACTGGTGCCCGACCTGCTGTTGTCGACCTGGGACCTGCGCCCCTTCACCGAGGACTCGGATTTCCTCGTCGCTGTCCTGCGCCCGGCGTAGTCGATCGCCACGCCCGGCGGCCCCCGTCGGTGGACGCGGTAGCGTGAGGGACGTGAATCTCTCCTCCCGTGCCGTCGGCGTCGCGCTCGCGGCCTGCTCCGCAGCCCTCGCGGTGACCCTGACCGGCTGCAGCCACGACTCCGACCGCGCCGCCCCGGCCACCTCCTCGCTCTCGGTGAACCCGGTGAGCACCGAAGAGGCCACCCCCGCGACCGGGTGCCCGATGACTGCCCCGACCGGTACCGGGACGCCGGAGTGGACGTTCGCCGGGGCCACCGGAAAGGTGGCGGTCACCGGATCGACCGATACCACCTCGCCGCTGGTCGAGATCACCACGCCCTTCTCGGTCAACGAGACCCAGGTGCACACGCTGCGCGCCGGTGACGGCCCGGTCGTTCCCAACAACGCGACCGTTTCGGTCTGCTACGTCGGGGTCAACGGGCGCGACGGCAAGGTGTTCGACAGCGCCTACGAGCGCGGCGAGCCCGCCGAGTTCCCGCTCGCCGGTGTCGTGCCCGGGTTCCAGAAGGCGATTGCCGCCCAGCACGTCGGGTCCACCGTCGCGGTGGCGATGACCTCGGCCGACGGCTACCCCAACGGCCAGCCGCAGGCCGGCATCAAGCCCGGTGACACCCTGGTGTTCGCCATCAAGATCCTCGCCATCACCGGCTGACCCGCACCTAGGCACCGCCGATGAATCGGGGCCGCGCCGTCGTCGTCGCGCTGTGCGCGTTGGCGGTGCTCGGCGTTGTCGCGCTGCTGTGGTGGCCGGGCCGCGAGTCGGTACCGCCATCCCACCCGGCACCGAGCTCCGCGACGACGGCAACCCACGGGTCGACCGCCGCGCGCGGTGCGCTGCCGGACTGCGCCCTGTCCGAGCTGCCGCGGGAGGCCACCGACACCGTCGAGGTGATTCACCGCGGCGGGCCGTTCCGTTATCCCCGCAACGACGGGGTGGTCTTCGGCAACTACGAGCACCGGCTGCCGAACCGGGGCAAGGGCTACTACCACGAGTACACGGTGGTCACCCCGGGCGCCAAGAACCGGTCCACCCGGCGGGTGGTGACCGGGGGCACCCCGGTCACCGATCCGCCCGAGTACTACTACACCGGTGATCACTACAACTCGTTCTGCCTGATCACCGACGCGAAGGGGCGATGAGGATGCCGATCCGAAACTCCCCCGTCGCGTTCCGGCTGGACGGCCGAAAAATCAAGTCGCGCAACGATTTCTATGCTGAGATCGGGAGGGCGGTGAACGGCGCGGGCGGCTACTTCGGGAGCAATCTCGATGCGCTCGCCGACTGCCTGCGCGGCGGCTTCGGCACGCCTGAGGACCGCCCGTTCCGATTCGTCTGGGCCCACAGCGCGGCGTCGCGCCGCGCGCTGACCGAGGCCGGTCAGCCCGGGTTCGTGGACTCCGTGCGCCAAGTCTTCGACGACACCGGCGTCGATCTCAAACTGCGCTGACGCGGTGCGGGATCACCCGCCGAAAATCGGTCGGCAGACGGTCCCGAACGGATCCCAGTAGTTGCCGGCACCGCAATCGGGCGGGCTGTTGAAGTTGCTCCAGGCGCGACACACGCCCACGTTGGGATCCCACCAGCCGTCGCCGCAGTCCGGGACGGCGTTGCTCACCGCGGGGTTGAGGCCGACGGCCACCGCCGCCGGCGCCATCGCGATGGCCGTCGCGGCCGCCAGGCGAAGAACCGTTTTCTTCATCAGCGCATCTCCATACAGTGAGTCTGATCGCCCATCGAATCCCAGGCTACGGCCCGAGCCATCACTGCGCGGCGGGGGTATCCGGTGCGGCAGTCCCCGATGCGGGGGCAGTTCCCGTCGTGCTCGCCGCGGGCTCCCCGGGTTGGATCGCGGGTGGTTCCGGCTTCCCCTCGGCTCCGCGGCCACTCGCTTCGCTCGCGTCCACTCCGCCGAGCTTCGCCGAACCACCCGGTTGGCGGTACTCATATCCCGGCGGCGGCGGGCCGTCGAGCGAGTAGTAACCGGGGGGCAGCGCCGGTCCCCCGGTCGTGGATGCGGTCGACGCGGTCTCGGAACCGGGTGCGTTGATCGACACGTAGCCGGGCGGCAGGGCTGGGGCGGGCCCGGCCCCGGCCGGCGGGGCGGCCGCGCCGACGGTGGCCTCGGATTGGTTCATCCCGTATGGGTCGTGGGCCTGGTGCCACAGATCCCGCAGCGTGCCCAGCGGGCCGGAACCGTACTGACCCGACCCGTACACCGGGTTGGCGATCTCGGGCACCTTCTGCGGTACGACGGCCGCCGCCGGAGCGGGGTCGGCGTCGGTGGCCGCCGGGGCCGGATCACCCGGCGGGGTCATGGCGTCGCCCGGATCGGCGCCGGCGAGCGCGGCCAGACCCAGCCATGCTCCGGTCAGCACCGCGACCGCCGGATAGGCGGTCAGGAGGCACCGTCGAACCGTCATCGCGCGGGAGGCCATGGGATCAGGCTAGCGTCCCGCCTGCTACAGGGTCGCCTGGACCGGTCCGAGCAGCTGGCACTCCGGGGACGCCTCGGCGAACCCGACGTAGGCGCCGCAACCGCGGCCGGTGCCGACGTACACCGCTCCGGGCCGCAGCGGCACCAGCACCCGGGCCGTCGCCGCACCGTCGGCCGGCACGCAGGTCGTCGGCGACCCGGCACCCAGCTCCTGCAGACAGGCGATCGACCGCCGGGACTCCGCCGGCCAGCCACACGACACCGGTTCCACCGACACGCTGACCTGCGCCGCCCCGTCGACCTGCACCACCTCCGGGCCGGAAATGGCGTAATCGCACGGCGCATTCAGCCCGGCATGCGCGACCGCCGCGCCCGGCACACCGACCAGCCCCAAAACGAGCGTTGCCGCCCACGTGATCACCCATCGCCGCATCCTCGGATGCTAACTCTGCGCGGGCGCGCGCACGGCCTTATGCTCGTCGCGTCGTAAGGGGCCTACCTCCAGAAGGACGCATGGATCCGATAATCAAGCTTGTCCTGGTACCCGACCTGTCGACCGTCGTCGGCACCGCAGACCCAGAGCGGGTGACGTACTGGCTGCGGGAGGTGGCGCTGCCCGGCGACCGGTCCCGCGCACTGGCGCGACTGTCCGCCGACGAGCTCACCGCGCTGGCCCGGTTCGCCGCCACCGACGACGCGGTGGAGCTGCTGGACTCCGTCGACGACGAACTCGCCGCACGCTTCCTGCGCGCCGCCGAGGCCGACGATGCCGTGCGTCTCCTCGACGCCCTCGACAGCGACCGGGTCGCCGATATTCTGCGCGAACTGAAAGGCGCTCCCCGCCAGCGCATCCTGGATCTGTTGCCCGCGCAGCGCGCCGACCGGATCCGCGGGCTGCTGAGCTGGCCGCAGGACAGCGCCGCCGCGCACATGGTGCCGGAGATGTTGACCGTCTCCCCCGGTGTCACCGTCGCCGAAGCCATCGCCATGGTGCGCGCCGAGGCCAATGCGCTGCGGACCGACGCCCGTACCGGGGCTTACGTCTTCATCGTCGACGACGACGCCCGGCTGGGCGGCGTCGTCGGGTTCCGCGATCTGGTGCTGGCCGAACCCGAGACACCGGTCGACGCGTTGGCGGACACCGATGTGCGTACGGTGAACGCTCTCGACGACGCCGAGGATGCCGCCCGCGCGCTGGACGCCTATGACCTGGTGGCGGTGCCGGTCATCGACGAGCACGGTCGGCTGCTGGGCATCGTCACCGAGGACGACGCCGCCGACATCGCCGAGGAGGAGGCCACCGAGGATGCCGAACGCCAGGGTGGTTCGTCGCCGCTGGACGTGCCCTACCTGCGGGCGTCGCCGCTTCTGTTGTGGCGCAAGCGAATCGTCTGGCTGCTGCTGCTGTTCGTCGCCGAGGCCTACACCGGCACCGTGCTGCGGGCGTTCGAGGATGAGATGGAGGCCGTCGTCGCACTGGCGTTCTTCATCCCCCTGCTGATCGGCACCGGCGGCAACACCGGCACCCAGATCACCACCACCCTGGTGCGTGCGATGGCCACCGGTCAGGTGCGGTTGCGCGACGTGCCGGCGGTGCTGGTCAAGGAGCTCTCGACCGGGTCGATGGTGGCGCTGACCATGGCGCTGGCCG contains these protein-coding regions:
- a CDS encoding FKBP-type peptidyl-prolyl cis-trans isomerase, which produces MRDVNLSSRAVGVALAACSAALAVTLTGCSHDSDRAAPATSSLSVNPVSTEEATPATGCPMTAPTGTGTPEWTFAGATGKVAVTGSTDTTSPLVEITTPFSVNETQVHTLRAGDGPVVPNNATVSVCYVGVNGRDGKVFDSAYERGEPAEFPLAGVVPGFQKAIAAQHVGSTVAVAMTSADGYPNGQPQAGIKPGDTLVFAIKILAITG
- a CDS encoding antitoxin — its product is MKLSVSLSDDDVSTLDAYVARIGLPSRSAGVQRAIQMLRHPDLEKDYAEAWGEWDAGEDSESWDNVIGDGLADAPR
- a CDS encoding ribonuclease domain-containing protein, whose product is MNRGRAVVVALCALAVLGVVALLWWPGRESVPPSHPAPSSATTATHGSTAARGALPDCALSELPREATDTVEVIHRGGPFRYPRNDGVVFGNYEHRLPNRGKGYYHEYTVVTPGAKNRSTRRVVTGGTPVTDPPEYYYTGDHYNSFCLITDAKGR
- a CDS encoding type II toxin-antitoxin system PemK/MazF family toxin, yielding MLRGEIWRVDLDPVRGSEANKQRPAIIVSNDRANATATQLGRGVVTVVPVTSNTEKVYPFQFLISRGPSGLDVDSKAQAEQVRSVAVQRLTRLIGRVSPAELRGLDDALRLHLSL
- a CDS encoding class I SAM-dependent methyltransferase, with amino-acid sequence MVEKSLWMQKVAEDPTHSQWYIERFRSMARDGMDLDGEARMIDAMAPRNAHILDAGCGPGRVGGHLARAGHRVVGVDVDPELIEAAGADHPGPQWLVADLAELDLPARGVDEPFDLIVSAGNVMAFLAPSTRATVLARLQAHLKPDGRAVIGFGAGRDYSFTEFFDHAANSGLVPDLLLSTWDLRPFTEDSDFLVAVLRPA
- a CDS encoding alpha/beta hydrolase, producing MKQSVTFCSQGLNVAGVLFTPKTGEPHPAIVIGHPVTSVKEQSPSIYARSLVEKGFVVLVFDATYQGESEGEPRLLEDPIARSENIKDAVSFLTTRDDVDPERIGALGICGSGAYVPFAAQTDRRIKAVATISAVNFGDMLREGADLGGQDPAILAGQVALSNQARTDAANGRTVEPLPLLPMSEEEAEQTPGRSMMREAYDFYRTPRCMHPNAPSKIAVQSFDLLAQWDGWEFITDISPRPLLMIAGTAAETGVHSERAIERAAEPKELFWVEGASHVDLYGDREQFRPIVVDKLTEFFDQYLGAPAR
- a CDS encoding cellulose-binding domain-containing protein, with the protein product MARLGNRVMRWRAALHLVVSAVILATVGLPLAPAAHAAAPVATLSVSSTWQTGFIGHFTIVNYSTVPLTDWTIEFDMPVGQSVSHTWSSNIAQSGTHYVLTPVNWNRIIPPGGTAKGGMRGVLSGTYTPPLNCVLNRQYLCS
- a CDS encoding barstar family protein; this encodes MPIRNSPVAFRLDGRKIKSRNDFYAEIGRAVNGAGGYFGSNLDALADCLRGGFGTPEDRPFRFVWAHSAASRRALTEAGQPGFVDSVRQVFDDTGVDLKLR
- the mgtE gene encoding magnesium transporter, which gives rise to MDPIIKLVLVPDLSTVVGTADPERVTYWLREVALPGDRSRALARLSADELTALARFAATDDAVELLDSVDDELAARFLRAAEADDAVRLLDALDSDRVADILRELKGAPRQRILDLLPAQRADRIRGLLSWPQDSAAAHMVPEMLTVSPGVTVAEAIAMVRAEANALRTDARTGAYVFIVDDDARLGGVVGFRDLVLAEPETPVDALADTDVRTVNALDDAEDAARALDAYDLVAVPVIDEHGRLLGIVTEDDAADIAEEEATEDAERQGGSSPLDVPYLRASPLLLWRKRIVWLLLLFVAEAYTGTVLRAFEDEMEAVVALAFFIPLLIGTGGNTGTQITTTLVRAMATGQVRLRDVPAVLVKELSTGSMVALTMALAAVIRAWTLGVGPEITLTVALTVAAIVMWSSLISSILPPLLKKIRIDPALVSAPLIATIVDGTGLIIYFLIAHATLSQLQGL
- a CDS encoding DUF6498-containing protein, encoding MRARLLPSLVLFAAALVPLSGWFFGDWSGASTLVVYWVETMLICLFAWARIRLHQRRAPRYGHFRYVPPESPAGAQTGSFATGFLTRAVAFSIGHGVFLVAALLVLARSGHPDIAEVDWRDVGIGCLSIAALLAIDFLVELPTLRRWSFRQVELSAQRGLSRMAVVHLTLILGLAAIALTDIPDAIFGVFVILKTLAALGGAFPQWEPTAPPRRLARLMNRLPGAGPGIRFEDAWAADQGREQDRRERNEEPWAIAGEQPRRISAPERRDTDRRTR
- a CDS encoding LGFP repeat-containing protein, with protein sequence MRTTAHRCTAAAAGLAAVALIATGCSKSESHDHEHDASTSASSSVEAATQSVTASENPVPTEVKLTGERDVEVTLTGPIAAKYSAATEQEKEALGKPLTGDHNAGARESGLLFQQFEGGVITAKNDEPGTPAFITWGKIREAWNVQRDPDGTPSVNGENGSVGPLGAPTSDETTEGDLRTTTFEHGKITFNTTTEAVEVTVNGKVVPSGL